CCGTGCCCGGCGCAGCGCGACGTCGAGGTCCTCGCCGAGCTCGGCGCTCGACGCGCCCCGGGCAGCAGGAAGCGCCCGCACGACGATCGAGTCGCCGTCGTGCAGGTCGTTCATGCGCGGGGCCAGCAGGCCCCGCAGCCTCCGCTTCACCTGGTTGCGCTCGACGGCGTTACCCACCGCCTTCGACACCACCAGGCCGGCTCGGGGCGGGGTCGTCTC
Above is a genomic segment from Georgenia wutianyii containing:
- the rnpA gene encoding ribonuclease P protein component; the protein is MRRSEEFTDAVRGGARSGTRRLVVHLGASSAGETTPPRAGLVVSKAVGNAVERNQVKRRLRGLLAPRMNDLHDGDSIVVRALPAARGASSAELGEDLDVALRRARRRAQR